The Capsicum annuum cultivar UCD-10X-F1 chromosome 1, UCD10Xv1.1, whole genome shotgun sequence sequence AGCTCTTACCctaaccatacgactagtacgCTTCAACTCGTACCCCTAAGCAGAAACATCAAAACATCTAAGCTAGATACGAGACAATATACGATTGGACCCTACCTCTCGTATCATGTACATAAGACTCGTATGAAGTCTTCTCTCACCAAGAAGAGAACTTGGCTAACatcacactgaccaacatacgacgAGGGTCCCTAGATCTGTACCCACACCATACAACTAGTATAGTGAGTCGTATGATCAACAAAAGGCTCAAACTCATAAAATTTTGCAAGGACCAGAACCCAGGATGTTTCAAAATATCAAGTGCAACAAGACAAAATTATCACAACAAATACTCCAAAAAAGGTCAAAGATCAAATTTGTGCCATTTTTACAGAAATGTTcgagaacaagaacaacaataagaagaagaatCATATTTCACTCAGAAAAGTTATCGCATTTACATCAACCACCATATTAAGAGAATAACTACCACACACTATGGTTTTCTCGGAttctacttttttagcatcaaaactcaaaattattaacctatacttgaagataatacaactaaagttcttctattaactaaaaaaaactcaatttttcgaagaaaacaataaatatagaactcttacctacaaaaagagagaaaatgacgGCTATAAGGAAGAAGGAAGTTGAAAATGACAATTGATGTGGTTGGAAATGGGAATAAAATTGATCTATTGTGAAAAGTTTGAAGCAATTTTCTGGAACAATTAGTTGAGTAgttgagagagaagaagaggAAATGCTTTgcgatatttttttaaaactgatGGGAAATGATTGATGATGTATTTGTATTACacattaattataattattgattgatttgtagtttgaaaaagattaacaaatcttgaaaatattaatttgatcccatttatcttaattattttcttaaaagaggATTTGACCCTTTCCTGTGGTCAATGTCACCTATATTCAAAAGGAGACTTAAAAAACTCCTTTTGTTTAATTTTCTCATCTTTCTCCTGTCAACACCTTCTCTATCATTACCCATAACACTCTCACAATCATCTCTCATTCACTTTTAGAGGAGGCCTTCTTCCTTTACTTTACCTACTATGTCCAgaaggaaaacaaaaaagaacGACAAGTAGTATTGATATCAATATTGCTGGctgaatctttattttttttttgaaaaaagtacTTCAACGCATGATTGAGCAGAACCCATGAGTAAATTTGTTAAGATAATTAATCATAGAGTTCTAccaatttgatattttgatagtTTCAAATTTTGAGAACATCTGTTATTGATCACAAAGAGacaaagaggaagaaaaaatgTTATTATTAAGGTGAAACTTAGGTAAAAGTTGGCAGTttgaaaaggaacaaaaaaaatatagcaggtgtcaaaaatattttaaaaaataaacataacataGGAAAGTTATCAAATGAAttattaaaatgtaaaagaatTTTAAGACCaattattcaattttaattaaataatctgaAGTTTCTTGAGAGAAATAAAGGGAGAAAGCTCTGGATAGCATTAATGGTGGAATTTAGTTTTGCATTAAGGAAGAGTCAAAAAGAAGACACCAGGAAATGCATATAATTGAgatacctaaaaaaaaaatatttttccattcAAAACGAATGATTTAGTTTAACTTGATatggagtttaaaaaaataaagaataatttgaaattttatggtcttaaattaaagatatatcaaatataccaaaatattctTCAATCTTATAGTTTTAAACAtatcacataaaaaattaaaatttaaaatttaaataattaaaaagaaaaataattcactCTTTTTTAAACTGAGTGAGTAATAACTTCAAAGGCCCGGTTATGTATTCAGCTATTCATCAACAACCGGACAATATAAATGAAGACTCAAAAGAataaaatggatcaaaaatagtaaaaaaaaaatataaataacataaatatcaattcttttgaaagtaattacactttttttaattattttattttctgtctctattagtatatataatattttatatattaaatattttataatatatttaagaaattaaaatattttataatattaaaaatataaattatgtatttgtgtaatttttagaatcaTAAAAAAAGTTTCGATTGATTCCAAGTTCCAACAACCGTCTGAACATAGATCGGATTTTGTTTGCCCATAAATTCTTTTCTTTGACCTTTTTACACGTTTTCTCCTCTCTCTCATTTCTAGCAATTTGTTTCAACTTTACTATATTTCTTCCATCTCCCTTTCTTCTTTACTTCATTATTATTCCCCACATTTTCCCCCTTAATCTTTGTGCTTCCCCTCTCTCTGTATGCTCTCCTTCTCCCTCTCTTTACGTTGCTCTGTCTCTGCAAAGTTACAATAGAATTTAATAAGCATCTGTCATTGTTTTTGAAGAGTCCAAACAACATACTCTAAATGCTACGTTGCTctgaactttttaaaaataatattgcaTCCGTGTCTGATTTTTAAAAAATGCACTTAAGGATTCAACACGCAGCggtgatatttttgaagagtaaAAGCAATCATAATTCTATATGTATACTTTATATGTGCATATacttacatttttcttttttggcattGTTATTACAGTGGTGGCTGAATTTCATGGCGAACGATTTTGAAACATCGCCACCGATGATCGTGTCGCCGGCAGCATCGGCCGCTGTCGTTGATGATGATAACATCGAGGATGCTTGTAGTATTTGTCTTGAGCCGTTTAACTCCGATGATCCTCCTGCTGTATGTTATCTCTATGTTTGACAAAAATTGATGCATTTTCTTGTTATATTAATGTGATAAAGTTTATATGTTGCGGAAAAAGTTAGGGATTACCTGCCTGTTGCATTTTATTTTTCAGCTGTTTAGCTCCGATGATCTTGTTGTATTTTATCTCTAAGCTTGCGCtgtttatttattgcattttctgtttaaaagaaaaatcattcCGTAAATGGCTATGTATTGTTAAAATGTTAGGGTTTTTTGTTGCATTTTCTTGTTTAATTCCGATAAATGCTGTATGTTTTGTAAAAGTTGAGGCTTTTCTGTTTATTAAGGAGATATTAGATGACTGTTATGTATGTTGATCGGAATAGATGAGTTCGATCAGGGTGTAATTTTCACACCTTGGAAGTTCAGACAACTTTTAAATGAAAGCAGTAAGGAGGATAACGAGATAAAGAGGAGAAAGTTTGCATTTTATATCTAAGTTTACCCTGTTtagtttgttgcattttttgtatttttttctatcaTCCATAATAGGGTATATATTGTTAAAAGTTAGGGTTTGTTTCTGGTTTTAGTATTTCCGTGATGCATTTTCTGTTTTTATCCCATAAATGCTGTATGTTTCGTGAAAGTTAAGGCTGTGACTCTACTGTACGTTGATCGGAATGGATGAGTTCTAGCAGTTTGTAGTTTTTCACGCCTTGGAAGATCCGGCAACTTTTTAATGAAAACAGTTGGGAGGGTAAcgagaaaagaggaaaaagtttGGATTTTATGGTTTGATTGTTGAAATTTGGTGTGGATGTTAGTCATGTGTTTCTTTAGTTATCATGATTTGATCAGTGGGTCATCATGTTACATCAAATCTCTGATATGTTTTTCTTATGAGCGTGATTTTAATAACTTTTTTGGTCCTTCTCAATGGAGTTATGTTCACTAATTTGTGTATCTTATTGTTCTAGAACTGAACCTTGCTCTAATTTCAGGACTCTTTTGTTAACCCCTGCCCCCTTTTATATTAGGATTTGCATAATGATAATGTAATCCAACAAGAAGGTATGCAAATAATGTGCACGAAGTATTGGTATGATTTATATCTTTTTTACTGTAAAAATTGCTTGTTCTTGTATTAATCTTTGCAGTATGGTGAGcgtagtattttttttcttcagtttgtTTGATGTAAAGGAAGTATGTATTGAAGAGTTGTTGCAAAGTTCTTGCTGTCTCTTGATGATCTCTTCTTTTGATTCCTGTGGCAAATCTTGTGTATGCTTGATTATTGTGTTCCATTGTGCGTTTACCCaagtttcttttttcttgttttctttcagGTAACAGATTGTAAGCATGAATATCATTTGCAGTGTATTCTTGAATGGTACATTCAGAATTTGTTACTGTATaatattttgattaaatattgGGAATATTCAGTTCATCCTCTTCTGCACATTTTTAACCACCACTTTCTTGGTTGACCTGCTAAATGAACATCATGTAAATTCTGTTCAGGTCTCAGAGAAGCAAGGAATGCCCAATTTGTTGGAGGGTTCTTGCATTGAAGGACCCTGCGAGGTATTTGAATTATTATGTAGCTAAGAACACAATTATATAAACCATAGACTACTTATCTATTTTTTTTGCTTAAAGGAATTTCATATTGTTTAAGATCCAAGCATTCTGATTGATACCTCACTGAGACGTATTTATTTCCCTTTTTTCTGATGATCTCCAGCCAAGAGCTACTAGCTGCCGTGGAGATTGAAAGGAACATGAGGTCCAGGCGTAATGTGTGTCATACCAATGAAGATGTTGAAGCCAACAATGTGGGTGACATTGCCAAGCTTGGAATTGGCTTATTTCTTTCCATTAGATTTTGCTTCATTCTTACTGAGTTGGAGCCTTAGTGTTTCCAGGATGCCCCGCCGCAGAATGATTCTGATTTTGAGGAGCGAATTATGCGACATTTGGCTGCTGCGACAAATAGAGTCCGTCTTGTCAACAGAAAGAGAAGACAGGCGTCTTCAGAAATTGGTCCTACACAGGTTGTACCTTCTGTGCCGGTAGGAGTTAGTTCAAACCAGACACAGAATAATGAATCCACAGTACAGTTCCAAGGCTTTGGGTTTTTTGGGGATGGGTCTGCTGCTTCTGCAACTTCATCCAGTATTGGACCTGCATCATCATCAATTCCTGCCCATGGAAGTGATCCTTATAAGCTTAGGTATGACTAAGAACTATCAAGCTTGATAAATAACTCGACAGTGTAATGAAGCTAACTACTTAAAATCCATAATATGCATCTTTTCTTAATCTTAAGTGTGGTTACTATATTTTTACCTTGATTTGTTGTTAAGTTTTTCCACATATCATCTGAGTTGTAAGCCTCATTGTTGGTTATTTGTGGGAATTTCTTCAGCGAACGACCATCATATAGTCCCCAAGGGTCAAGCTCATCCGAGTTTCTTGCATTTTCTGAATCTATAAAATCCAAATGGTCTGCTGCTTCAGCAAGGTAGAGGAACTCCAACCGTTCGTTTCCTTGAAAGCTATTTCTGTTCTCCCTTGAGGTTATTGTTTCTATTTCAACAGGTATAAGGACTCAATCTCAAAAGGTACTCGtggttttaaggaaaaattattagcACGCAACACCACTGTCAAGGAATTTGGCAGAGAAGTTCAGCGTGAGATGAGTGCTGGAATAGCTGGCGTTTCTAGAATTATTGAACGACTTGATCTTACTTCAAAACATACTGGAGCTGCTGAACCATTATCTGCATGTGCCATGGGTACCTCAAAATTTCCTAGTAGAGGAGTGAGCGAACAAGGAAATGTGGCATTTCAATCACATGATGGTTGCAGGAAGAATTCCACAATTGATGTAACTCCTACCGCTCCCTCATTGATCTCCAACGCCAACACTGGCCAAATGGAAATTTCTCTTCGACAGGTTTGTAGTTGGTCCAACTATTTCTTGAGTAGTTCTGAGGCTTTTCTTGTTTCTGTGTTCATCATCCCTGATGTTGCCAATTTGCTCTTCATTTTGTTATCCATAGCTTCTGCTGGATTTTTTATTGCCTTTAAGCAGAAAACTAAACTTGGAAGCTTAATCTGCTTGTATTATTTCCTATTGGATATAGAATTAGCATACAACTGCAGCATTGGAACTTTGACTTGGAAACTAAAATGACACCTTCCTAAACAGAACACGTTACATGCTAGAAAGAAGAGAATTTGGGAGAAAACTCAGGTTAATTATTCTATCAAGTCATTGGGGTTTAAATAGCTAAGTGCACATATTTTAAGGAAAGGAAAGAGaatcaaaatacataattacagGAGTAAATCAAGCTAGACTATATTTACAAGGTCCTAGAATATCTATGAGATTCTAACACTGCCACTTAAGTTGGTACCAAGATCGTTGCAAATGTAGCTGATACGAGAACTAGTGATGGATTTGGTGAAAATAATTGCAAGCTGATCATTTGACCACGAATTTTTTTGACAATGTCCCAGAAAGTATCTCTTTGATGAAGCGACAGTCGATCTCAATGTGTTTAGTACTCTCATGAAATATTGTATTTTACTCAATGTGAAGAGCAGCTTGGTTGACACGCAAGTTGcatttgatgatttctccaaacTTTAATTCTTTAAGCAACTGATCCAAATTAGTTCGGAAGTTTCTGGTAATTAGCTTCCGCATTAAATTGAGCAACCACATTTTGTTTTTTGCTTTTCCAAGATACCAAATAACCTCTAACCAGAACACAAATATCCAGACTTAGTTCACCTATCAGAAGGTGATCCTATccaatctatatttatgtatccAATAATCAATCTAATCATGATCTCGATTCTCAAAAACAATCCTTTGCTTGGCTAATTTTATGTATTGAAGGGTAGAACAACTACATCCTAGTGACTTGTCATATGGGAAGTCCATAAACTGACTTCCAACACTCACAAGAAAGACAATGGTAGGTCGAGTTACTGTGAGATAGTTCAACCTATCAGCCAGCTGCCTATAATTTTTACGTTCATTAAGGGGCTGCCTAAgggaagtgattaaacgtgacttGGAGCGATTACAACtaactgaggacatgaccctggatgggaagatatggaggaaaagcATTAGGGCAAAGGGCTAAGGTAggtggatgagtcgtagtcagtaggTAGGAGGGCCTCggtgtcctttgtttggcaatgtacaattttatgtggatgtcgtacctatgttatttttattgtgttccatgcttttgatgttttatatactgtcctttgtcttgagccggggatctatcggaaacagtctctctacctttttagatgtagtggtatggactgcgtacactctactctccccagaccccaaGATGTGGGAAtttactgggtttgttgttgttgttgttgttgtattaaggGGCTGCCTCTGTCGTGGTAGAGGTTTAATATTCAGATCCATAGGAGTGCCAATGGGTATAGAACCTGTTATACTtatctcctcaagaatgtctTAGGCATACATACAATGTGAGATGATATTTCATGATTTGCACTGTGCAACCTCAATGCCAAGGAAATACTTCAGTCTGTCTAGCATGTCTTGAAATGTTAAAAGATATGTTGCTTCAATTTAATTATACCAGCTTCATTATTGCCCATGGTGACTATCTCATCAACATAAACGACCAAATGAATGCTCAAATTATGAGTAGTATGTCGATAGAATACAGAGTGATCAACCTCACTATGAGTCATACCAAACACTCGAATGACCTGTTTGAACTTACCAAATCACATTCGAGGAGATCATTTCAAACCCTATAGGGATTGACACAACCAACATACAGTGCCTCTGAAATCTCCCTGAGTAACAAGATCAAGTGGTTGCTCTACATATACATCATCCTCAAGATCACCATGGAAAAGCATTTGCAATGAATAACTGATAAAGGGggaaatgaagaacaaatatggGTAGTAAAAGATGACCATATGCTATTTCAGCTAAGGGGGAGAAAGTATCACTGTAATCACGCCCAAATATTGGAATACCTTTGGCAACAAAGCAGGCTTTAGGTTGATCAATTTGACCATCTGGACTAACTTTGACTGCATATACCCACCGACAACCAATGGTAGATTTACCTGGAGGTAGAGGAACAAGCTCCGCAGTTCCACTAGCATGTAAAACAAACTTCTTTTTTATCATAGCATATCACCATCCAAGATGAGATATCACTTTACCTGAGGACTTAGGATAGAAACAGAGGACAAAGATGACGTGAAGGCATAATAGGGCAATGATAAACTATAATAACTTAAACAAGTATAATAGGATGGGATTACGAGTGGATCAAATACCTTTCTGCAGTGTGAGCGATAGGTGGACTAGGAGGAGACAAGTTATGTGAAGGATCCAGTACATGACGTGAATCATCTAGATATGATGTTGGATACTGACGACAATGATAAGTCGAGTGGTGGAGCTGTAGAAGGTTGAACTGGAGCTGTAGGTCATGGAACTAGAGCTGTAGGTAATGAGCTGGAGCTGTGTAGAGCAAGATGAAGGAGAAGAGACTGAATCTCCAAAAGATGAAACTGGCAACACCTCACAAATGTGTAGTTGATCTCCTGGATTTGTGAAGTATGTCTGGGTTTGAAAGAAGGTAACATCAACAGACTCAAGGCACCGCTAGAGGTTAGGTGAATAACATTGATACCCTTTTGTGCCGTCGAGTAACCTTGAAATACACATTGATACCCTTTTGTGCCGTCGAGTAACCTTGAAATACACATTTAAGAACACGAGGAACTAACTTATCTTTTTTTCCTGAAGTAAGGTTATGTACAAAACACGTGCTCCCAAAGAAAGGAGGTGGTTGAGATCTGATCTCTTTGGCTCGAATGGTGTATATGTGCTTAAAAATATGCAAAAGAAGTACAAATGATAGATTTTGAACCAAGAAAATCAAGTGGGATGTGGTAGAATCCCGAACTCGGACCTAGAATGTTCAAATCCCGAATCACCTCTGGACTTTGGAAATGACTATAAGTGGAACAGGAGTATGAATCTGAGGATGTTCAGTATCTGATACCGTAGTGCATTGATAGGAATTTAGGTGTTTGTGATTCTTATGTTTGTTCTTTTTTATCCTCCTACCAAAATTACTAcgaattttgatttatttttcatagTGCGTTGTGTTAAATATGCGATTTTTCGTAATCCTTCTGTCCCTATGTGCTCAatagcaaaaaaagaaaatgatggatcTTTGTTAGATTGCTTGATCACCTCATCCAAAAGCCTGAACCGTTAGAAAAGACACTCTATTTTACTCGAAATGTGTCTTCGCCGTGTCTCTTCATGTGTATGctgattatattcatgatcatGTACGCGTAAATACTTTTTGACAAAGGGTTGTACTAAGACTTGAACCTAGCCTCCAATTTAATGCCATGTTGAATTGCATTAACACCTTATATAAAAGTTTAAGCTGTTAGAGAaacttttatttgtttaattatgTCTTGGCCAAGTCTCATTATAATTACAAACAAGTCAAATTGATTATTTAGAAGTCGTCACAATTCAGCTTCTTCTCCTTGTCTCatcaaagtgataaagtttatgaaGTAACTGTAACATGAGGTTATGATTGGAAGATTACCGAAAAGAATTGTGGCTTATCTATCTCGATAGTTCTCTTTGCTTTTGGAATGAGCTCTTTCTTTGTTTAATTGTTTCTTTCCCTCTTTCTTTCTTCAGAATGGAAACTGATGCTGCAACCCCCTCGAAGTCAGAATAAATAATGCCCGATTATGGTCCTCTTTGAATCACTATCAACTTATAGCATAATGTATAATCTGCAAGTGACGTACGTTCTAAGGTCAGTTATCGCAGTAGGTGATTGACTTGCGTCCTGCAGTTTCTGTGTGGAAACGTGGAGATTTGATATGCTGTTGAAAAAATTACAGTTTGTTCTCAAGTGTTAAGGTCTCATGATCTATTCTCTTTACAGTAAACCTGTAGTGTAGGAAGTTTGTGAAGCAGATAAGCATATGTAATTAACCATGTCCATTACCTATATGGATATTCAAGAGTGGATGTCTTATGGACTATCCTTCATTCCTTATGGTggttatattttcttttataatccgCTTTGCCCACTTTACCTGAGTTTTACCAACATAATGCAGAAGTTTGAGCCACCCGATTGACTGCTTGTAAATGTAGCGCACACATTAATAAAGCGCTAGTTTATGGTCATCACTTTGCTGCTGGGCACCTAACCTTAGGTGTTGTCATTTATGTGAAATATGGAGGGCAATAGCTCATTTACACCAACATGGTCCCCTGATTAATGGATATCGCGGTCATAGCAAATAGTACTTAACTCGCATACTTAGTTTGcttgttaaaataaattttgaatctgAAAGATAAATTTAAGTAATTTCTTTAAGACTATCAACAACAGTACTATGGTGCTGCTTCCATGGAATAGCGACTGTTCCTGATAGTCGCTCAGATAGGGGTGTCAACCATAAACACACATTTAACCTGCTGCAACAGAATCATTATCAATAATTTGAGTCTAGCGCAAGCAAGATTCTTCTTGATTAGTAAAACACTATTTGGATGGATAACTTGGACAATGAAGTAGTAAGTAGTAGGTTGCCAAGAGCACATGACGTGGTGCAATCTCGTAAGACTGCAGTCCATTGGAGTTTCTGGTCCTAAGCTAGAAATGTTTTCCTCAGGCAAGGTTGCCACCTGCACCCGTATGCACACCAGACTTAGACAATTGGTGTTTGATTATGGTTGTTAAACATGAGTAGAACAAAAATGTTAAGTCTGTACCTGTTAAAAAAAGTATAAACAACGTATATTACACTATTTTGTTCCTTAATTACTCTCTCCCggttttttaataatttctctcccgaatttaaattatttatatacataactgAACTTTGATATACATTAATATCTTATGTATTAGATCTAACTGACTTGTTCATAAATAAACTGACTTGTTCATAAAATATTGTCTGAACgttgatatttaaaaaaataatgcattGTCCTTTAATATAGAACACAATTATTGTGTCATATCTATTAACACGTGATTAATGAATCCCTTAAAATCAGcaacaattttttaatttcaaaaatttcaaacacCAAATCAATTAACATGATCAAAAAATCTAACTTTGAATCATTCAAgctcttctttttcaaatttttgaagtTCTATTTTTCGTCAAATTTTATTAAGAAGATCAACATTGCAATTCTTTTGAGGCATTTCGGTGTTTCAAATTCACGATTGAATGAACTACCGATATGCAAAGAATAAGGTGGAACTTCTTTGATTAGATATTTCATCCCCTGTAAATTTTTTACAATGCATGTCAATATTAATTAAATCTAAAAGCAAAGTTAATCATTTAAGGAGCAAAATAAACTGACTTGTTCATAAATATGTTTGATATACATAACTATACATAATTATGTTATGTATCAGATTTGAAATAACATCAGTTATTTCATTCttatacataacatagttatgTATTAGGAGTAGAATAACTGTAGTTATGCTATCTGATACATAACATCGCTATGTCTACGGATactcatatacataacatagttatgTATTAGAAGTGAAAAATATCACAATAACAGGGAAACCCCAACCAATATACATAACTATGATATGTATCAGATTAGAAGTAATCCATTCATATACATCACATTATTATGTATAAGGGGCGAAATAACAATAAATCTCAAACGACATCTGCAACCCTATACATAACAAATCTATGTATCAGATTTGAAATAACAACAACTGATACTTTATAGCTATgtgtaaaaatatgaaaattgacaaaaaaatacatatacaacaacaaaACCCTTTACCATTGAAAGACGGGTCTAGGTTCCCTTGAAAAATGACGTGATAGTAGAAGAGTTGTCGGCACCGCTGCAATTTGCAAAGAGTCTCTAGAAAGAAACCTTGCTGGAGCTTTTCTTCATACATTTTCTGGGGGTCGACAGGGACCTAGTCTCCAGGAAAGTGAGCCGCCATGATTTGTAGAGAGTCGCGGGAAAGAAACCTCGTCGGAGCATTTTTCATACACTTTCTGATGGTCGACAGGGAACTAGTCTCTGGGAAAGTAATTCCTTTTTGTTGAACAGTTGATGTGGAGCAATTTGAGAAGAACATGTTGTTTAAAATTTGAAGGTCGCTTGATTGAGGTTCCTTGATTTTAGGCATTTTTTGGGGAGCATTAAGCATAAAAAAAGTATAGGTGAGATATGTATATGAAGTTTGGAGAGAG is a genomic window containing:
- the LOC107854303 gene encoding E3 ubiquitin-protein ligase RHF1A isoform X1, translating into MANDFETSPPMIVSPAASAAVVDDDNIEDACSICLEPFNSDDPPAVTDCKHEYHLQCILEWSQRSKECPICWRVLALKDPASQELLAAVEIERNMRSRRNVCHTNEDVEANNCFQDAPPQNDSDFEERIMRHLAAATNRVRLVNRKRRQASSEIGPTQVVPSVPVGVSSNQTQNNESTVQFQGFGFFGDGSAASATSSSIGPASSSIPAHGSDPYKLSERPSYSPQGSSSSEFLAFSESIKSKWSAASARYKDSISKGTRGFKEKLLARNTTVKEFGREVQREMSAGIAGVSRIIERLDLTSKHTGAAEPLSACAMGTSKFPSRGVSEQGNVAFQSHDGCRKNSTIDVTPTAPSLISNANTGQMEISLRQNGN
- the LOC107854303 gene encoding E3 ubiquitin-protein ligase RHF1A isoform X2 — encoded protein: MANDFETSPPMIVSPAASAAVVDDDNIEDACSICLEPFNSDDPPAVTDCKHEYHLQCILEWSQRSKECPICWRVLALKDPASQELLAAVEIERNMRSRRNVCHTNEDVEANNDAPPQNDSDFEERIMRHLAAATNRVRLVNRKRRQASSEIGPTQVVPSVPVGVSSNQTQNNESTVQFQGFGFFGDGSAASATSSSIGPASSSIPAHGSDPYKLSERPSYSPQGSSSSEFLAFSESIKSKWSAASARYKDSISKGTRGFKEKLLARNTTVKEFGREVQREMSAGIAGVSRIIERLDLTSKHTGAAEPLSACAMGTSKFPSRGVSEQGNVAFQSHDGCRKNSTIDVTPTAPSLISNANTGQMEISLRQNGN